From the genome of Pelobacter propionicus DSM 2379, one region includes:
- the modA gene encoding molybdate ABC transporter substrate-binding protein, whose amino-acid sequence MRTLCFALSLLLLPLYAHAADIALGAGVGLKDVLNELCASYTARNPSVKITKSYVASGALAKQMDSGLSVDIVLVANQQWMDYLKGKKHVERASITPFAYNSLVFVGTNQGAVHGMHDLAGLNRIAIGSPKIVPAGDYALHAIRKAGMEKALESKLVMARDVRDCLMYAERNEVDGAFVYRSDSLKSHNAKLLFNVPQDLYPRVVYPMAMTASGARQPETVSFYKFLRSTEATRVLRKHGFEIQ is encoded by the coding sequence ATGAGAACACTCTGCTTTGCCCTGTCCCTGCTGCTGTTGCCCCTGTATGCCCATGCCGCCGATATCGCACTTGGCGCCGGCGTAGGTCTGAAGGATGTGTTGAACGAGCTGTGCGCGTCCTACACGGCCCGCAATCCGTCGGTCAAAATAACCAAGAGCTACGTGGCCTCGGGAGCACTGGCAAAACAGATGGACAGCGGCCTGAGCGTAGACATCGTACTGGTGGCCAACCAGCAGTGGATGGACTACCTCAAGGGTAAGAAACATGTGGAGAGAGCATCGATCACACCCTTTGCCTACAATAGTCTGGTCTTCGTCGGCACGAATCAGGGAGCTGTGCACGGCATGCACGATCTGGCCGGGCTGAACAGGATCGCCATCGGCAGTCCCAAGATCGTGCCGGCCGGCGACTATGCCCTGCACGCCATACGTAAGGCGGGCATGGAAAAGGCGCTGGAGAGTAAGCTGGTCATGGCGAGGGACGTGCGCGACTGCCTGATGTACGCGGAGCGGAACGAGGTTGACGGTGCGTTCGTCTATCGCAGCGACTCCCTGAAGTCCCACAACGCAAAGTTGCTCTTCAACGTCCCCCAGGATCTGTACCCCCGGGTCGTCTATCCCATGGCCATGACCGCCAGCGGCGCCAGGCAACCGGAAACGGTGAGCTTCTACAAGTTCCTGCGTTCGACGGAGGCCACCAGGGTTCTCAGGAAGCACGGCTTCGAAATACAGTAA
- a CDS encoding Rossmann-like domain-containing protein, whose product MDILDRAQKELKRIVAERGLDLAERIAIRSLTPDEAIGTADETFVIKKGKERVIEARFRDSAGQAFTDAPGNWEGTLGELLELDLTENGWRAVFTAGLNAVTSHLGLASGVIHCRDDEPTKCGAEMPELLRQRFKVRRYGMIGLQPAILKEMVDAYGTSGMRIMDLNPDNIGEKREDLIVMDGERDLSKLVEWCQVGLVTGSSVVNGTINEILEQFQAAEKPVIFFGNTISGVAALLGLERICPYGH is encoded by the coding sequence ATGGATATTCTGGACAGAGCACAAAAAGAGCTGAAACGCATCGTTGCCGAGCGCGGACTCGACCTGGCCGAACGGATTGCGATCCGGTCACTGACACCCGACGAGGCCATCGGCACGGCTGACGAAACCTTCGTCATCAAGAAGGGCAAAGAGCGGGTCATCGAGGCGCGCTTCCGCGACAGCGCCGGCCAGGCCTTCACCGACGCACCGGGAAACTGGGAGGGAACCCTGGGGGAACTACTGGAACTGGATCTGACGGAGAACGGCTGGCGGGCTGTCTTTACCGCCGGCTTAAACGCCGTAACCAGTCATCTCGGCCTGGCCAGCGGCGTGATTCACTGCAGGGACGACGAGCCGACCAAATGCGGGGCCGAGATGCCGGAACTGCTGCGCCAGCGTTTCAAAGTCCGCCGCTACGGCATGATCGGGCTTCAACCGGCCATCCTGAAAGAGATGGTGGACGCCTACGGCACCTCGGGCATGCGGATCATGGACCTGAACCCGGACAACATCGGTGAAAAACGGGAAGATCTGATCGTCATGGACGGGGAGAGGGATCTGTCCAAGCTGGTGGAGTGGTGCCAGGTCGGCTTGGTCACCGGTTCCAGCGTGGTCAACGGGACCATCAACGAGATACTGGAGCAGTTCCAGGCCGCCGAAAAACCGGTGATCTTCTTCGGCAACACCATTTCCGGGGTGGCGGCACTGCTGGGCCTGGAGCGGATCTGCCCCTACGGACACTGA
- the rbr gene encoding rubrerythrin: MPSIKGTKTEQNLLKSFAGESQARNRYTYFASVARKEGYVQIADIFEETASQEKEHAKRFFKFMEGGDVEITACFPAGRIGTTTENLLAAANGEHEEHSELYPGFADVAAQEGFNEIAQAWRAISVAEKQHEKRYRDLLANIEAGRVFKREIEVTWRCRNCGYLHTGTVAPELCPACIHPRDHFELLGENW; encoded by the coding sequence ATGCCGAGTATCAAGGGAACCAAGACCGAACAGAACCTGCTAAAATCGTTTGCCGGAGAGAGCCAGGCCCGCAACCGCTACACCTACTTCGCAAGCGTGGCCCGCAAGGAAGGGTACGTGCAGATCGCCGATATCTTCGAGGAGACCGCTTCCCAGGAGAAGGAGCATGCCAAGCGTTTCTTTAAGTTCATGGAGGGGGGCGATGTGGAGATCACCGCCTGTTTCCCCGCCGGCAGGATCGGCACGACGACTGAGAACCTCCTGGCCGCAGCGAACGGCGAGCATGAAGAGCACAGCGAGCTCTACCCCGGCTTCGCCGATGTGGCCGCCCAGGAGGGGTTCAACGAAATCGCCCAGGCCTGGCGGGCCATCTCCGTGGCCGAGAAGCAGCATGAAAAACGCTACCGCGATCTTCTGGCCAATATCGAGGCCGGCCGCGTGTTCAAGCGCGAAATCGAGGTAACCTGGCGCTGTCGCAACTGCGGCTACCTGCACACGGGCACGGTAGCCCCGGAACTCTGCCCCGCCTGCATCCATCCCCGGGATCACTTCGAACTGCTGGGTGAAAACTGGTAG
- a CDS encoding Fur family transcriptional regulator: MTPLSNSIDHLTQTFRESGLRVTHQRLEIYRELMEARDHPTAEQLYRRLRGRIPTLSLDTVYRTLTTLVTHGMVKRLETVESQARFDTTRQRHHHIICKRCNEIMDFHWPLLDETPLPGEVDSWGRLDGVNVVVYGVCARCLAGDAQPT; this comes from the coding sequence ATGACACCACTCTCCAACAGCATAGATCACCTGACCCAGACTTTCCGCGAGTCAGGTTTGCGTGTTACCCATCAGCGGCTTGAGATTTACCGGGAGCTGATGGAGGCCAGGGATCATCCTACAGCTGAACAACTGTATCGCAGGCTGCGCGGGCGAATCCCGACCCTCTCGCTGGATACGGTCTACCGGACCCTGACGACTCTGGTCACCCATGGCATGGTCAAGCGCCTGGAGACGGTGGAGAGTCAGGCGCGTTTCGACACGACCCGGCAGCGCCACCATCATATCATCTGCAAGCGCTGCAACGAAATCATGGACTTCCACTGGCCGCTGCTGGATGAGACGCCGCTGCCGGGAGAGGTGGATTCGTGGGGCAGGCTCGACGGAGTCAACGTGGTCGTGTACGGCGTCTGCGCCCGCTGTCTTGCAGGAGACGCCCAACCGACCTGA
- the tsaA gene encoding tRNA (N6-threonylcarbamoyladenosine(37)-N6)-methyltransferase TrmO yields the protein MEFHVKAVGIIHSDHATKEEAPIQGIFRPEALGTVEIFPEFSEGLKDIELFSHLFLFYRFDRAEPGELVRHPFLDDEPHGIFATRHPCRPNCIGITVVKLVERRGNLLTVSGIDVLNATPLLDIKPYVPRFDSHPEATEGWFSGKQDRAKPANSE from the coding sequence ATGGAATTTCATGTCAAGGCAGTGGGAATCATTCACAGCGACCACGCAACAAAAGAGGAAGCGCCTATCCAGGGGATCTTCCGGCCGGAGGCCCTGGGAACCGTGGAGATCTTCCCCGAATTCAGCGAGGGTCTGAAGGATATCGAACTGTTCAGCCACCTGTTCCTCTTTTACCGCTTCGACCGGGCCGAGCCGGGCGAACTGGTACGCCACCCCTTCCTGGACGACGAGCCCCACGGCATCTTCGCCACCCGCCACCCCTGCCGCCCCAACTGCATCGGCATCACCGTGGTCAAACTGGTGGAGCGGCGCGGCAACCTGCTGACGGTGAGCGGCATCGACGTGCTGAACGCTACGCCGCTGCTGGACATCAAGCCGTATGTCCCCCGCTTCGACTCCCACCCAGAGGCAACGGAGGGGTGGTTCAGCGGCAAGCAGGACCGTGCTAAACCGGCCAACAGTGAGTAG
- a CDS encoding molybdenum cofactor biosynthesis protein MoaE, producing MISAYATQQTFDHLELYRAFLERETDATGTVVLHHGRVKRPGKQVADFSSVELKSLVADVNERLAAIARLAEEQFNLNQVLVVHRLGTIHACDSVLLAIVSGKTRDRCFQACSWIVDEVKKEEFIQLIEME from the coding sequence GTGATTAGCGCATACGCCACGCAGCAAACCTTCGACCACCTGGAACTCTACCGCGCCTTCCTGGAGCGGGAGACCGACGCAACCGGCACAGTGGTGCTGCACCACGGCCGAGTCAAACGGCCGGGGAAACAGGTCGCCGACTTCAGCTCGGTGGAGCTGAAGTCACTCGTTGCCGATGTTAACGAACGCCTGGCAGCCATAGCCCGCCTGGCTGAGGAACAGTTTAATCTCAACCAGGTCCTGGTGGTGCACCGCCTGGGAACCATCCATGCCTGCGATTCGGTACTGCTGGCGATCGTGTCCGGCAAGACCCGCGACCGCTGCTTCCAGGCCTGTTCCTGGATCGTGGACGAGGTCAAAAAGGAGGAGTTCATCCAGCTGATCGAGATGGAGTGA
- a CDS encoding ABC transporter substrate-binding protein, whose amino-acid sequence MPLRIRFLYSLLALGCIALFLSGCERKPIRIGFVGGMSGRVADLGVGGRNGALLAVEERNARGGINGRPVELIIRDDEQNVETARKVTRELTESNVEALIGPMTSSVALAMVPIVNQARLVTVSPTVTSTQLSGADDYFLRVLPDTSTYAPKSALFHLKKSGLRRAAIVYDTGNSSYTTSWLAGFRKSFENSGGSIVVSRSFTSGENIAFSPIVRDLLRHDPDLVVLVCNAVDAALLCQQIRKLDRRVTITVSEWGSTERFIELGGSAVEGVYFAQFINHGDVTPRYRNFLASYRTRFGQDPGFPGLAGYDAANVVLDALTARKGDASLKDTIVSAGSYQGVQRKIVLDRFGDARSTTFITVVKDGRFVTLE is encoded by the coding sequence ATGCCCCTCCGTATTCGTTTCTTATACTCTCTTCTCGCACTGGGCTGCATCGCCCTGTTTCTGAGCGGGTGCGAACGGAAGCCGATCCGCATCGGGTTTGTGGGCGGCATGTCGGGGCGCGTGGCGGACCTTGGGGTCGGCGGCAGAAACGGCGCCCTGCTTGCCGTAGAGGAGAGAAACGCCCGTGGCGGCATCAACGGGCGGCCGGTTGAGCTGATCATCCGCGATGACGAGCAAAACGTGGAGACCGCCAGAAAGGTTACCCGCGAACTGACGGAGAGCAACGTGGAGGCGCTCATCGGCCCCATGACCAGCAGCGTGGCGCTGGCCATGGTTCCCATCGTCAATCAGGCGCGACTGGTCACGGTCAGCCCCACCGTGACCAGCACGCAACTCTCCGGGGCGGACGATTACTTCCTGCGCGTTCTCCCGGACACCTCCACCTACGCTCCCAAGAGCGCCCTTTTTCACCTGAAAAAGTCCGGCCTGCGCCGGGCCGCCATTGTGTACGACACGGGCAACAGCTCCTACACGACCAGCTGGCTGGCCGGTTTCAGGAAGAGCTTTGAGAACAGCGGCGGCAGCATCGTCGTCAGCAGATCATTCACCTCCGGTGAAAACATCGCCTTTTCTCCCATCGTGCGCGACCTGCTCCGCCACGACCCCGATCTGGTGGTCCTGGTCTGCAACGCCGTCGATGCCGCCCTGCTCTGCCAGCAGATTCGCAAACTGGACCGCCGCGTCACCATCACTGTATCCGAGTGGGGCTCCACGGAGCGCTTCATCGAGCTGGGAGGCTCCGCCGTAGAGGGCGTGTACTTCGCGCAGTTCATCAACCACGGCGACGTGACGCCCCGCTACCGGAACTTCCTGGCTTCATACCGGACCCGTTTCGGGCAGGATCCCGGCTTCCCGGGGCTGGCCGGCTATGACGCGGCAAACGTCGTGCTGGACGCCCTGACCGCACGGAAGGGAGACGCTTCCCTTAAAGACACAATCGTCTCTGCCGGCAGCTATCAGGGGGTCCAGAGGAAGATCGTCCTGGATCGTTTTGGCGACGCCAGGAGCACGACCTTCATCACCGTGGTTAAAGACGGTCGTTTCGTAACCCTCGAGTAA
- a CDS encoding PAS domain S-box protein → MKIRSLRHLLTIRSAWVAVVPFLFSAVLGWFWLRPQVIADSEEHQRQLAAAIASRTEEYLVASSQEITRTASVVARGVVSPSATQEYLDTVLTSSRNLASLAFTDAAGRISAIALPGEKAPLGREMIGNDLSLTNAVRQVRASGRPAWSDAYLSPMGGGLTVAYATPAAKGVALGEISLSQLGIFLRGIAEQGKQSVFIIDRRGQVIADQEGRFTARQYNLTNLEIVREGIASNKPVTRSFSFNGVKVVGCLIRAPILNWNILVASPVELAYRSALTTTGIFATALCLALLMAYGLNLIMSHSLATRLEELVTHARRVESGVEAGDWPKGPVSEFNLLGEALQSMADALHERENRLNAQLFFLQQLMDSIPVPVYYKDAGGLYLGCNAAFEVLIGMPRCDIVGKTVHNVAHRERAEKHHEADTALLRHPGVQTYETSGMYGDGEFHDVIFNKATFFDANNRVAGIVGAIIDITELRKAEEELRESEEKFRVLAETSPTAIVVYQGEMLVYVNPSTVRLFGYDQAELLTMKFWEWAHPECRTTIRERGLARLRGEPVPNQYELKFVKKNGEEGWVIVSAGRIEYGRRPGGIATFVDITEAKRAEERMKTALTEKEVLLKEVHHRVKNNMQIISSLLELQSDSIVDERTRSCLRESQNRVRSMALIHERLYRSKDFSAIDVGEYVRDLSQYLFDAYVVDSERISLNIQSGNVVLEISRAVPCGLIINELISNSLKHAFPDGRRGDIFVRMSSDAEMITLEVADTGVGMPVGLDFKNAETLGLQLVNLLARQLGGHFSCQGGHEGAVTTVTFPRQSSA, encoded by the coding sequence ATGAAAATCCGCTCACTCCGTCATCTTCTTACCATCCGCTCAGCCTGGGTAGCCGTGGTTCCCTTCCTCTTCTCGGCGGTTCTGGGGTGGTTCTGGCTGCGCCCCCAGGTCATCGCCGACTCGGAAGAACATCAACGTCAACTGGCCGCGGCAATCGCGTCGCGCACGGAAGAGTATCTCGTGGCATCATCCCAGGAGATCACCAGAACGGCCTCGGTCGTCGCCAGGGGGGTCGTCAGTCCATCCGCGACCCAGGAGTATCTGGACACCGTGCTGACATCGTCTCGGAATCTGGCTTCCCTTGCCTTCACCGATGCGGCCGGCCGCATCTCGGCCATTGCTCTTCCCGGCGAAAAAGCGCCCCTGGGCCGGGAGATGATCGGGAACGATCTCTCGCTCACAAACGCGGTGCGCCAGGTGCGCGCCTCCGGCAGACCGGCATGGTCCGATGCGTATCTCTCCCCGATGGGAGGAGGGCTGACCGTGGCCTACGCCACTCCGGCAGCCAAAGGCGTGGCGCTGGGAGAGATCTCCCTCTCCCAGCTGGGCATCTTCCTCAGGGGGATCGCCGAGCAGGGGAAACAGTCGGTTTTCATCATCGATCGGCGTGGACAGGTAATCGCCGACCAGGAGGGGCGCTTCACCGCGCGGCAGTACAACCTGACCAACCTGGAGATCGTGAGGGAGGGGATTGCCTCCAACAAGCCGGTAACCCGCAGTTTTTCCTTTAACGGCGTGAAGGTGGTGGGCTGCCTGATCAGGGCGCCGATTCTCAACTGGAACATCCTGGTTGCTTCCCCCGTCGAGCTGGCCTACCGTTCGGCGCTCACCACCACCGGCATTTTCGCGACGGCGCTCTGTCTGGCGCTGCTGATGGCGTATGGCCTGAACCTGATCATGTCACACTCCCTGGCAACCAGATTGGAGGAACTGGTCACCCACGCCCGCAGAGTCGAGTCGGGTGTGGAGGCAGGCGACTGGCCGAAAGGCCCGGTGAGTGAGTTCAACCTGCTCGGCGAGGCGCTCCAGTCCATGGCCGATGCGCTCCACGAGCGGGAAAACCGCCTGAACGCGCAGCTGTTTTTTTTGCAGCAGTTGATGGATTCCATCCCCGTTCCGGTCTATTACAAGGATGCCGGCGGGCTGTATCTGGGATGCAACGCGGCGTTCGAAGTGTTAATAGGTATGCCGAGATGCGACATCGTGGGGAAAACCGTGCACAACGTGGCTCACAGGGAGCGTGCCGAAAAACATCACGAGGCGGATACGGCCCTGCTCCGCCATCCCGGCGTGCAGACATATGAGACAAGCGGTATGTATGGTGACGGCGAATTTCACGACGTTATTTTCAACAAGGCGACTTTTTTTGACGCTAACAACCGCGTGGCGGGAATTGTTGGAGCCATCATCGACATCACCGAGCTCAGGAAAGCCGAAGAAGAGCTCAGGGAGAGCGAGGAGAAGTTCCGGGTGCTGGCGGAGACCTCCCCGACCGCCATTGTCGTGTATCAGGGAGAAATGCTGGTCTACGTCAATCCTTCCACCGTCCGTTTGTTCGGCTACGACCAGGCAGAACTGCTGACCATGAAATTCTGGGAGTGGGCTCATCCGGAATGCCGAACGACCATAAGGGAGCGAGGGTTGGCGCGACTCCGGGGTGAGCCGGTTCCAAACCAGTACGAGCTGAAATTCGTCAAAAAAAACGGTGAAGAGGGATGGGTGATCGTTTCCGCCGGCAGGATCGAATATGGGCGCAGACCGGGAGGCATAGCCACCTTTGTGGATATCACCGAGGCTAAGCGTGCCGAAGAAAGAATGAAAACAGCCCTGACGGAAAAGGAAGTGCTGCTCAAGGAGGTCCACCACCGGGTCAAAAACAACATGCAGATCATCTCCTCGCTGCTGGAACTGCAGTCGGATTCCATTGTCGACGAACGGACGCGAAGCTGTCTCCGGGAAAGCCAGAACCGCGTCAGGTCCATGGCCCTTATTCACGAACGACTCTACCGATCGAAAGATTTTTCCGCCATTGATGTGGGAGAGTACGTCAGAGACCTGTCCCAGTACCTGTTCGATGCCTATGTCGTTGATAGCGAACGGATTTCCCTGAACATCCAGTCTGGCAACGTGGTTCTTGAGATCAGCCGGGCGGTGCCCTGTGGCCTGATCATCAACGAACTTATTTCCAACTCGCTGAAGCATGCCTTTCCCGACGGACGGAGGGGTGACATTTTCGTCCGCATGAGCAGTGACGCGGAGATGATCACCCTGGAAGTCGCCGATACCGGCGTGGGCATGCCGGTTGGCCTGGATTTCAAAAACGCCGAAACACTGGGGTTGCAACTGGTGAACCTTCTGGCCAGGCAGTTGGGCGGTCATTTCTCCTGCCAGGGAGGGCACGAGGGGGCGGTAACAACCGTTACATTCCCACGACAGTCGTCCGCCTGA
- a CDS encoding 4Fe-4S binding protein produces the protein MSTIAAFLKNRYKWGLGLLMLVVLGAGWRYPYLGFMVPLVMIAGLVGSSYKKRVVCGTFCPRGSFLDTWFKALGGSTRVPAFLISPRFRWSLLTVLFSFLFLQLAGDMGSVSHWGTVFWRVCLITSLIALVAGVLYRPRAWCSFCPMGTIQGAIAGGKRSTRISTPCVDCGISGKNQYQGSTPDCTLQGKQ, from the coding sequence ATGTCGACGATAGCAGCATTCCTTAAAAACAGATACAAATGGGGTCTCGGTCTGCTCATGCTGGTGGTGCTGGGGGCGGGATGGCGCTATCCCTATCTCGGCTTCATGGTTCCACTGGTCATGATTGCCGGCCTGGTGGGCTCATCCTACAAGAAGCGAGTGGTATGCGGCACATTCTGCCCGCGGGGAAGCTTCCTGGATACCTGGTTCAAAGCACTGGGCGGCTCCACCAGGGTACCGGCCTTCCTGATCAGTCCGCGCTTTCGCTGGAGCCTACTGACGGTGCTGTTTTCCTTTTTGTTTCTCCAGCTGGCGGGAGACATGGGCAGCGTCAGCCACTGGGGCACGGTCTTCTGGCGGGTCTGCCTGATAACCAGCCTGATAGCGCTGGTGGCGGGAGTGCTCTACCGGCCGCGAGCCTGGTGTTCCTTCTGCCCCATGGGCACCATACAAGGGGCCATTGCCGGCGGGAAGCGCTCCACGAGAATCTCGACACCCTGCGTCGACTGCGGCATCAGCGGAAAAAATCAGTACCAGGGATCCACACCGGATTGCACACTTCAGGGAAAACAATAG
- a CDS encoding FAD-dependent oxidoreductase, giving the protein MSKRIIVIGGSAAGPKAAARAKRLDPSAEVTIIQKAPEMSMASCGYPYFVAGVFNNRNALISTPYGEVRDPNFFVNTKGIRARTETEVTAIDRTQRTVTCRDLKSGVLDQLSYDKLIIATGAKPRKPPVPGIDLEGVTTLQSMRDADFLRRIRDEGAVKKAVVIGGGLIGIETCEALQLSGIDITVIEMLPQILMFLDWELAEILENHVRSKAANVITDVKLAGFLGENGRLTAVRLENGTELPCELAVLAIGVIPNTDLAQAAGLTIGATGGILVDEHLRTSDPHIYAVGDCIELVQRITGGKTRAPFGDLANLEGRVAGENAVLGDSVTFPGTFHTGICKVFDFNAGSTGLSEGKARQEGFNVATVINASLDKPEFMGAKLLISKMVVDADSGRLLGVQCVGPGDVGKQIATAAMALLGKLTVADLVNADLPYAPPFSLAIDHFIATAHLMENKLKGRLNGIGPVQLKEKLDRGETPFLLDVRTPDEFDMMRIGIGETLIPLGDLRRRLADLPQDREREIVCYCKISLRGYEAAILLQAAGWKNVKVLEGGVMAWPYRREK; this is encoded by the coding sequence ATGAGTAAACGGATCATTGTCATTGGAGGATCGGCGGCCGGTCCCAAGGCCGCGGCACGGGCAAAACGGCTCGACCCCTCGGCAGAGGTAACCATCATCCAGAAGGCGCCGGAAATGTCCATGGCGTCCTGCGGCTACCCCTATTTTGTGGCTGGGGTATTCAACAACCGCAACGCCCTGATCAGCACACCCTACGGCGAGGTTCGCGACCCCAACTTCTTCGTGAACACCAAGGGAATCCGTGCCCGCACCGAAACCGAAGTAACCGCCATCGACCGTACGCAACGTACCGTTACCTGCCGTGACCTGAAAAGCGGCGTCCTCGACCAGTTGAGCTATGACAAGCTGATCATCGCCACCGGTGCCAAGCCGCGCAAACCTCCCGTACCGGGCATCGACCTGGAAGGGGTGACAACGCTCCAATCCATGCGTGACGCCGATTTCCTGCGCCGTATCCGCGACGAGGGCGCCGTCAAAAAGGCGGTGGTCATCGGCGGCGGCCTGATCGGCATTGAGACCTGCGAGGCATTGCAGTTGTCCGGCATCGACATCACGGTTATCGAAATGCTGCCCCAGATCCTGATGTTCCTGGACTGGGAACTGGCCGAGATACTGGAAAACCATGTGCGCAGCAAGGCTGCCAATGTGATTACCGATGTCAAACTGGCAGGATTCCTGGGTGAAAACGGCAGACTGACGGCGGTCAGACTGGAGAATGGCACGGAACTGCCGTGCGAACTGGCGGTGCTGGCCATCGGCGTCATTCCCAACACAGATCTGGCCCAGGCAGCCGGACTTACCATCGGCGCCACCGGCGGCATCCTGGTGGATGAACACCTGAGGACCTCCGACCCGCATATCTACGCCGTGGGCGACTGCATCGAACTGGTGCAGCGCATAACCGGCGGAAAAACCCGCGCGCCCTTCGGCGACTTGGCCAATCTGGAGGGACGTGTGGCCGGTGAGAACGCCGTACTGGGCGACAGCGTCACCTTCCCCGGCACCTTCCACACCGGTATCTGCAAAGTTTTCGACTTCAATGCCGGCTCCACCGGCCTCTCGGAGGGCAAGGCCCGCCAGGAAGGCTTCAACGTCGCCACGGTGATCAACGCAAGTCTGGACAAGCCGGAGTTCATGGGCGCCAAGCTGCTCATCTCCAAGATGGTGGTGGATGCCGACAGCGGCAGACTGTTGGGCGTGCAGTGCGTGGGGCCGGGCGACGTGGGCAAGCAGATCGCCACGGCGGCCATGGCGCTCTTGGGGAAACTGACGGTTGCCGACCTGGTGAATGCCGACCTCCCCTACGCGCCCCCCTTCTCACTGGCCATCGACCACTTCATCGCCACCGCCCACCTGATGGAGAACAAGCTGAAAGGGAGGCTGAACGGCATCGGTCCTGTCCAACTCAAGGAGAAGCTGGACAGGGGAGAGACCCCCTTCCTGCTGGACGTGCGTACCCCGGACGAGTTCGACATGATGCGTATCGGTATCGGGGAGACGTTGATTCCCCTGGGTGACCTGCGGCGCAGGCTGGCCGACCTGCCCCAGGACAGGGAGCGGGAGATCGTCTGCTACTGCAAGATATCCCTCAGGGGGTACGAAGCGGCAATCCTGCTGCAGGCAGCCGGATGGAAAAACGTCAAGGTTCTGGAGGGTGGGGTCATGGCCTGGCCGTACCGGCGGGAGAAATGA
- a CDS encoding PAS domain-containing protein, with product MSDISKVWDNLNTAVVVSDPDFNVTYANKRAFELFEELKIAGLEIGKNMAACHKPETMVKMKGIYQDFADKKSKINYLTMDGPDGTLTIVNVPFYDGDALAGVVEMVFESSLA from the coding sequence ATGAGTGACATCAGCAAAGTATGGGACAATCTGAACACCGCGGTCGTTGTGTCCGACCCTGATTTCAATGTAACCTACGCCAATAAAAGGGCTTTTGAGCTTTTTGAGGAACTGAAAATCGCCGGCCTGGAAATTGGCAAGAACATGGCCGCCTGCCACAAGCCGGAAACCATGGTTAAGATGAAGGGCATATATCAGGATTTTGCCGACAAGAAGAGCAAGATCAACTATCTGACCATGGATGGCCCGGATGGAACACTGACCATCGTCAATGTTCCTTTCTACGACGGGGATGCCTTGGCAGGCGTGGTTGAAATGGTTTTTGAAAGTAGCCTGGCCTGA